Proteins from a genomic interval of Bradyrhizobium sp. CCGB01:
- a CDS encoding ligase-associated DNA damage response exonuclease yields the protein MRPQDILLPVAAGLCCKPGGFHIDPVRPVERAVITHGHSDHARAGHGAVLATQETLDMMRLRYGENFAGSTQVIRYGEEIRLGDVSVKFHPAGHVLGSAQIAVTCKDTCIVASGDYKDAPDPTCTPFELVPCDVFITEATFGLPVFRHGDAADEVRKLLASVALFPERAHLVGAYSLGKAQRVIALLRQAGYDAPIYLHGAMEKITHYYQSRGIGLGELRPVQGVKKAALAGTITLAPPSATSDLWTRRFPDPVTAFASGWMRVRARARQRGIELPLVISDHADWDGLTATIAATGAGEIWVTHGQEDALVHWCKSKGLRAQPLDLVGYGDEEESATAVADEADA from the coding sequence ATGCGCCCCCAAGACATCCTGCTGCCAGTTGCTGCCGGCCTGTGCTGCAAGCCCGGTGGCTTCCATATCGACCCTGTCCGCCCGGTGGAGCGGGCCGTGATCACCCACGGCCATTCCGACCACGCCCGCGCCGGCCACGGCGCGGTGCTGGCGACGCAGGAAACGCTGGACATGATGCGGCTGCGCTATGGCGAGAACTTTGCGGGATCGACGCAAGTCATCCGCTATGGCGAGGAGATTCGGCTCGGCGACGTCAGCGTCAAATTTCATCCGGCCGGTCATGTGCTGGGCTCGGCGCAGATCGCGGTGACCTGCAAAGACACCTGCATCGTCGCCTCCGGCGACTACAAGGATGCGCCCGACCCGACCTGCACGCCGTTCGAGCTCGTGCCCTGCGACGTCTTCATCACTGAGGCCACCTTTGGACTGCCGGTGTTCCGGCATGGCGATGCCGCCGACGAGGTCAGGAAGCTGCTGGCCTCCGTGGCATTGTTTCCCGAGCGCGCGCATCTGGTCGGCGCCTATTCGCTTGGCAAGGCGCAGCGCGTGATCGCGCTGCTGCGTCAGGCCGGCTATGACGCGCCGATCTACCTGCATGGCGCGATGGAGAAGATCACGCACTATTATCAAAGCCGCGGGATCGGGCTCGGCGAGTTGCGGCCGGTGCAGGGCGTGAAGAAGGCGGCGCTCGCCGGCACCATCACGCTGGCGCCGCCGTCGGCGACGTCCGATCTCTGGACGAGGCGTTTTCCCGATCCCGTCACCGCCTTCGCCTCGGGGTGGATGCGCGTGCGCGCCCGCGCCCGGCAGCGTGGCATCGAGCTGCCACTGGTGATCTCCGACCACGCCGATTGGGACGGCCTCACCGCGACGATCGCCGCGACCGGCGCCGGGGAGATCTGGGTCACCCACGGCCAGGAGGACGCGCTGGTGCATTGGTGCAAGAGCAAGGGCTTGCGGGCGCAGCCGCTCGATCTCGTCGGCTATGGTGACGAGGAGGAAAGCGCGACGGCGGTTGCAGACGAGGCCGACGCATGA
- a CDS encoding ATP-dependent DNA ligase: protein MNRFAELLDRLAYEPGRNNKLRLITGYFREVGDPDRGYALAALTGALSFKHAKPALIRDLIAARTDEVLFGPSYDYVGDLSETVALMWPRRVPGNSESFPGHPSPPPSPARGEGAQLRARRQTGSTTENDLASDGRASLPVPSPLAGEGQGEGYHGRDAGDALHPGNHNNPPPPTLTEVVTTLRTLGKTELPKQLERWLDELDETGRWALLKLVTGALRIGISARLAKTAAAALGDKDPHEVELIWPGLAPPYLDLFAWLEGRGEKPVNRDPAPFRPVMLAHAIEDNDFQNLDPADYIAEWKWDGIRVQAVAGRDERGHITARLYSRTGEDITGSFPDLVPSLRLPGAIDGELLILREGRVQSFNVLQQRLNRKVVSPKLIKEFPIHLRAYDLLGDDENDLRELPFAERRGRLETFIGKLGDPRIDLSPTVPFASWEALTAARADPSSAGAGEDADAVEGVMLKRRDAPYLPGRPKGQWWKWKRDPHIIDAVLMYAQRGHGKRSSYYSDYTFGVWTEGESGEELVPVGKAYFGFTDEELLQIDRFVRRNTTEKFGPVRHVVHEGDKGLVLEVAFEGLQRSPRHKSGVAMRFPRISRLRWDKPPREADRLETLEKMLKADESLPTIKVAASADSH from the coding sequence ATGAACCGCTTCGCTGAACTCCTGGACCGCCTCGCCTACGAGCCCGGCCGCAACAACAAGCTGCGGCTGATCACGGGCTATTTCCGCGAGGTCGGCGACCCCGACCGCGGCTACGCACTGGCGGCGCTGACAGGTGCGCTGAGCTTCAAGCACGCCAAGCCCGCGCTGATCCGCGATCTCATCGCGGCGCGGACGGATGAGGTGCTGTTCGGACCGAGTTACGATTATGTCGGCGATCTCTCGGAAACGGTGGCGCTGATGTGGCCGCGGCGAGTGCCTGGTAACAGCGAGTCTTTTCCGGGCCACCCCTCTCCCCCGCCCTCCCCCGCAAGGGGGGAGGGAGCGCAGTTGCGCGCGCGGCGGCAGACGGGCTCGACGACTGAGAATGATTTGGCGAGTGATGGACGCGCCAGCCTCCCCGTCCCCTCCCCCCTGGCGGGGGAGGGTCAGGGAGAAGGGTACCACGGGCGAGATGCCGGCGATGCGCTCCACCCGGGCAACCACAACAACCCACCGCCGCCAACCCTCACCGAGGTCGTCACCACACTCCGCACGCTCGGCAAGACCGAGCTGCCAAAGCAGCTCGAACGCTGGCTCGACGAGTTGGATGAGACCGGCCGCTGGGCGCTGCTGAAGCTCGTTACCGGCGCGCTCCGCATCGGCATCTCCGCGCGCCTCGCCAAGACCGCGGCCGCCGCGCTCGGTGACAAGGACCCGCACGAGGTCGAGCTGATCTGGCCGGGGCTCGCGCCGCCCTATCTCGACTTGTTCGCCTGGCTGGAAGGCCGCGGCGAGAAACCGGTCAATCGCGATCCGGCGCCGTTCCGCCCGGTGATGCTGGCCCATGCGATCGAGGACAACGATTTCCAAAACCTCGATCCCGCCGACTACATCGCCGAATGGAAATGGGACGGCATCCGCGTCCAGGCGGTGGCCGGACGCGACGAGCGCGGCCACATCACGGCGCGGCTCTATTCGCGCACCGGCGAGGACATCACGGGGAGCTTTCCGGATCTCGTGCCGTCGCTGCGGCTGCCAGGCGCGATCGACGGCGAGCTTCTGATCCTGCGCGAGGGACGCGTACAGAGCTTCAACGTCCTGCAGCAGCGGCTCAACCGCAAGGTCGTCTCGCCGAAGCTGATCAAGGAGTTTCCGATTCACCTCCGCGCCTACGATCTGCTTGGCGACGACGAGAACGATCTGCGCGAGCTGCCGTTCGCGGAGCGGCGGGGGCGGCTGGAGACGTTCATCGGAAAGCTCGGCGATCCCCGCATCGACCTGTCGCCCACCGTCCCCTTCGCAAGCTGGGAGGCGCTGACCGCGGCGCGTGCCGATCCTTCGAGTGCCGGCGCGGGCGAAGATGCCGATGCCGTCGAAGGCGTCATGCTGAAGCGGCGCGATGCGCCTTATCTCCCCGGACGGCCGAAGGGCCAGTGGTGGAAGTGGAAGCGCGATCCGCACATCATCGATGCCGTGCTGATGTATGCGCAGCGCGGCCACGGCAAGCGCTCGTCCTATTACTCCGACTACACCTTTGGCGTCTGGACCGAGGGGGAGAGCGGCGAGGAGCTGGTGCCGGTCGGAAAAGCCTATTTCGGCTTCACCGACGAGGAGCTCTTGCAGATCGACCGTTTCGTCCGCCGCAACACCACCGAAAAATTCGGGCCCGTGCGCCATGTCGTGCACGAGGGCGACAAGGGGCTGGTGCTGGAGGTGGCGTTCGAGGGCCTGCAGCGCTCGCCGAGGCACAAATCCGGCGTCGCCATGCGCTTTCCCCGCATCAGTCGCCTGCGCTGGGACAAGCCGCCAAGGGAGGCGGACCGGCTGGAAACGCTGGAAAAGATGCTGAAAGCGGACGAATCCCTACCAACAATTAAGGTTGCGGCTTCCGCCGACAGCCATTGA
- a CDS encoding DUF6460 domain-containing protein, producing MAHDVRDLPAGRSDGLNRFLGGSPPAVAFRLVLLSILVGVVLAAIGFDPWNIIYSIRLLFQRLWDLGFDAVNWLWRYFLLGAVIVIPIWLLSRVFGAPRR from the coding sequence ATGGCCCACGACGTCAGAGATTTGCCGGCCGGCCGCAGCGACGGGCTGAACCGCTTTCTCGGCGGCTCGCCGCCGGCGGTCGCGTTTCGCCTGGTCCTGCTCTCGATCCTGGTCGGCGTCGTGCTGGCGGCGATCGGCTTCGATCCCTGGAATATCATCTACAGCATTCGCCTGCTGTTCCAGCGGCTGTGGGATCTCGGCTTCGACGCCGTCAACTGGCTGTGGCGCTACTTCCTGCTCGGCGCCGTCATCGTGATCCCGATCTGGCTGCTCTCGCGCGTGTTCGGCGCGCCGCGCCGCTAG
- a CDS encoding MBL fold metallo-hydrolase → MQIRFVGCGDAFGSGGRLNTCFHVSGRAANFLIDCGASALPALKRLEIDRDEIDLILITHFHGDHFAGLPFVLLDAQFSRRTRPLTIAGPQGLETRLKQVMEALFEHSSRTKQRFELSVIELAPGQSQSFGAVTVMPYAVVHGESGGPFLAYRVEAEGRTLAYSADTEWTETLIPLAHGADLFIAEAYMYEKVVKNHLSLKTLEQHLPAIGAKRLVLTHMSDDMLSRLEDVPHLAAEDGMVLVF, encoded by the coding sequence ATGCAAATACGCTTTGTCGGCTGCGGCGACGCCTTCGGCTCGGGCGGCAGGCTCAACACCTGCTTCCACGTCTCGGGGCGCGCGGCGAATTTCCTGATCGATTGCGGCGCGTCGGCGCTGCCGGCGTTGAAGCGGCTCGAGATCGACCGCGACGAGATTGACCTGATCCTGATCACGCATTTCCACGGCGACCATTTTGCCGGTCTGCCGTTTGTCCTGCTCGATGCGCAATTCTCGCGGCGGACCCGGCCGCTCACCATCGCGGGCCCGCAAGGCCTCGAGACGCGGCTGAAGCAGGTGATGGAAGCGCTGTTCGAGCACTCCTCCAGGACCAAGCAACGCTTCGAACTGTCGGTCATCGAGCTCGCGCCCGGGCAAAGCCAGAGCTTCGGCGCGGTGACCGTGATGCCTTATGCGGTCGTGCACGGCGAATCCGGCGGGCCGTTTCTGGCCTATCGCGTCGAGGCCGAAGGCCGCACGCTCGCCTACAGCGCCGACACCGAATGGACGGAGACGCTCATTCCGCTGGCGCATGGCGCGGACCTTTTCATTGCGGAAGCCTACATGTACGAGAAGGTGGTCAAGAACCACCTCAGCCTGAAGACCTTGGAACAGCACCTCCCCGCCATCGGCGCAAAACGCCTCGTCCTCACCCATATGAGCGACGACATGCTGTCGCGACTGGAGGACGTGCCGCATCTCGCCGCCGAAGACGGCATGGTGCTCGTGTTCTGA
- a CDS encoding MATE family efflux transporter gives MHAPVPLKIDSRQVFAIAGPAMVANLTTPLIGVVSTTAIGRLDDAALLGGVAMASVIFDCLFWLFGFLRMSTLAFTAQALGAGETREQTVILVRGFIVAGLIGAALIALQLPLATVLFDLMGGSEGVTRAAKTYFMVRIWSSPFALANYVILGWLIGKARANPALLLQIVINLVNMVATVLLVLVYDAGIAGAAIAALLSEAVGFALGVSVCRRYADGGFAVPYAALLDRAKLMRLLAVNSDILIRTAALIAVFLFFTAKGARAGDVTLAANSVLNNFLLVSAFFLDGLANAAQQLCGRTLGARDARGFSDSTRLVLLWGLGFAIVVAVLFALFGPHLIDFMTASEAVRRSAREFLPFVVLAPIPGVFAFGFDGIYIGATWAREMRNLMLLSLAIFFAAWWALQSFGNAGLWGALIASYVSRGGLQAARYPAQFRATFPKS, from the coding sequence ATGCACGCACCCGTCCCCCTCAAGATCGACTCCCGCCAGGTCTTCGCCATCGCCGGCCCCGCGATGGTCGCGAACCTCACCACGCCGCTGATCGGCGTGGTCTCGACCACCGCGATTGGACGGCTCGACGATGCCGCGCTGCTCGGCGGCGTCGCGATGGCCTCCGTGATCTTCGACTGCCTGTTCTGGCTGTTCGGCTTCCTGCGCATGAGCACGCTCGCCTTCACCGCGCAGGCGCTGGGCGCCGGCGAGACGCGCGAGCAGACCGTGATTTTGGTGCGGGGCTTCATCGTGGCGGGCCTGATCGGCGCGGCGCTGATTGCGCTGCAATTGCCGCTGGCCACCGTGCTGTTCGACCTGATGGGCGGCAGCGAGGGCGTGACGCGCGCCGCGAAAACCTATTTCATGGTCCGGATCTGGTCGTCGCCGTTCGCGCTCGCCAACTACGTCATTCTTGGCTGGCTGATCGGCAAGGCTCGCGCCAATCCGGCGCTGCTGCTGCAAATCGTCATCAACCTCGTCAACATGGTGGCGACGGTCCTGCTGGTGCTGGTCTACGACGCCGGCATCGCGGGTGCGGCGATTGCCGCACTGCTGTCGGAGGCGGTCGGGTTCGCGCTCGGCGTGAGCGTCTGCCGCCGCTATGCCGACGGCGGCTTCGCCGTGCCGTACGCAGCCCTGCTCGACCGGGCCAAGCTGATGCGGCTGCTGGCGGTGAACTCCGACATCCTGATCCGCACCGCGGCCCTGATCGCGGTGTTCCTGTTCTTCACCGCCAAGGGCGCGCGGGCCGGCGACGTCACGCTGGCGGCGAATTCCGTGCTCAACAATTTCCTTTTGGTCAGCGCCTTCTTCCTCGACGGCCTCGCCAACGCCGCCCAGCAGCTCTGCGGCCGCACGCTTGGCGCGCGCGACGCCAGGGGTTTTTCGGACTCGACCCGACTGGTGCTGCTGTGGGGGCTCGGCTTCGCAATCGTCGTCGCCGTGCTGTTCGCGTTGTTCGGGCCGCACCTGATCGATTTCATGACGGCCAGCGAAGCCGTTCGGCGCAGCGCGCGCGAATTCCTGCCGTTCGTCGTGCTGGCGCCCATTCCCGGCGTGTTCGCCTTCGGCTTCGACGGCATCTATATCGGCGCCACCTGGGCGCGCGAGATGCGCAACCTGATGCTGTTATCGCTCGCGATTTTCTTCGCCGCCTGGTGGGCGCTGCAATCATTCGGCAACGCCGGACTGTGGGGCGCGCTGATCGCCTCCTACGTCTCGCGCGGCGGCCTGCAGGCTGCACGCTATCCGGCGCAGTTCAGGGCGACGTTCCCGAAATCTTAA
- a CDS encoding quinone-dependent dihydroorotate dehydrogenase — protein sequence MIRAFDAFSLPVLRWLDPEDAHRLAIQGLRFLPPVKPRPDDPKLAVRAFGLNFPNPIGMAAGFDKSAEVPDALLRLGFGFVEIGSVTPKPQAGNPRPRLFRLERDEAVINRMGFNNDGAEAALRRLAARAQHGGIVGVNVGANKDSPDRVGDYVKLIETFAPVASYFTVNVSSPNTPGLRNLQEGALLDDLLARVIDARERVRQKAGDTPVLLKIAPDLSLAQLDDVVQVARSRRVDGMIVSNTTIARPSTLREEMRAKEQGGLSGRPLFRLSTRMVAETYVRVEGAFPLIGVGGVDSGGAALTKIRAGASLIQLYSSLVYKGLGLVDEIKRDLTSTLLRTGRDSLSEIVGADAATLTAEDWPGM from the coding sequence GTGATCCGCGCCTTCGATGCATTTTCGCTGCCGGTGCTGCGCTGGCTCGATCCGGAGGACGCGCATCGCCTCGCGATCCAGGGCCTGCGCTTCCTGCCGCCAGTCAAGCCGCGACCCGACGATCCCAAGCTCGCGGTGCGCGCCTTCGGGCTCAACTTCCCCAATCCGATCGGCATGGCCGCGGGTTTCGACAAGAGCGCGGAAGTGCCGGATGCGCTGCTGCGGCTCGGCTTCGGTTTCGTCGAGATCGGTTCGGTCACGCCGAAGCCGCAAGCCGGCAATCCGCGGCCGCGGCTGTTTCGCCTCGAGCGCGACGAGGCCGTGATCAACCGCATGGGCTTCAACAATGACGGCGCCGAAGCCGCCCTGCGCCGGCTCGCGGCGCGCGCGCAGCACGGTGGCATCGTCGGCGTCAATGTCGGTGCCAACAAGGATTCGCCGGATCGCGTTGGCGATTACGTCAAGCTGATCGAGACCTTCGCGCCAGTCGCAAGCTATTTCACGGTCAACGTCTCCTCGCCGAACACGCCGGGCCTGCGCAATCTGCAGGAAGGCGCGCTGCTCGACGATCTCCTCGCCAGGGTGATCGACGCGCGCGAGCGGGTGCGCCAGAAGGCCGGCGACACGCCGGTGTTGCTCAAGATCGCGCCGGACCTCAGCCTCGCCCAGCTCGACGACGTCGTGCAGGTGGCGCGGTCGCGCCGGGTCGACGGCATGATCGTGTCGAACACGACGATCGCGCGGCCGAGCACGCTGCGCGAGGAGATGCGCGCCAAGGAACAGGGCGGCCTGTCCGGCCGGCCGCTGTTCCGCCTGTCGACGCGCATGGTCGCGGAGACCTATGTGCGCGTCGAGGGCGCATTCCCCTTGATCGGCGTCGGCGGCGTGGACTCCGGCGGGGCCGCGCTGACGAAGATCCGCGCCGGTGCGAGCCTGATCCAGCTCTATTCGTCGCTGGTGTACAAAGGCCTCGGCCTCGTCGACGAGATCAAGCGCGACCTCACCTCGACGCTGCTTCGCACGGGCCGGGATTCACTTTCCGAGATCGTCGGCGCCGATGCGGCGACGCTCACGGCGGAAGACTGGCCGGGGATGTAG
- a CDS encoding DUF952 domain-containing protein — protein sequence MVKIYKICPASAWREAEREGVYRGSADDSRDGFIHFSTAPQVPETLRKHYFGQRALFLVEVDGDALGSELRWERSRNDELFPHLYGELDLGAVLSVMNLNMRSDGGHDVPELIP from the coding sequence GTGGTCAAGATCTACAAAATCTGTCCGGCCTCGGCCTGGCGCGAGGCGGAACGGGAGGGGGTCTACCGGGGCAGCGCGGACGATTCGCGCGACGGTTTCATCCATTTCTCGACCGCGCCCCAGGTTCCCGAGACCTTGCGCAAGCATTATTTCGGGCAGCGCGCGCTGTTCCTGGTCGAGGTCGACGGCGACGCGCTCGGCAGCGAATTGCGCTGGGAGCGCTCGCGCAATGACGAGCTGTTTCCGCATCTCTATGGCGAGCTCGATCTCGGCGCGGTGCTGTCGGTGATGAATCTCAACATGCGCTCCGATGGCGGCCACGACGTTCCGGAGCTTATCCCGTGA
- a CDS encoding helix-turn-helix transcriptional regulator, with protein MVRQAKAQRILTHDQIWVALDRLAARAGLSPSGLAKRAGLDPTTFNKSKRVTPDGRERWPSTESIAKALAAAGSSMDIFAELIGDDAGNGRSVPLLGLALAGASGAFDESGFPSGKGWTELALPTAEDSRTFALEISGDALAPAYRDGDIILISPGAPIRKGDRVVVKTKAGGLTVATLKRRTAKALELQPLDASLAEHTMAPGDVGWIARIVWASQ; from the coding sequence ATGGTCAGACAGGCCAAAGCGCAGAGGATACTGACTCACGACCAGATCTGGGTCGCGCTGGATCGGCTGGCGGCGCGCGCCGGCCTGTCGCCGTCCGGTCTCGCCAAGCGCGCCGGGCTCGATCCCACCACCTTCAACAAGTCCAAGCGCGTTACCCCCGACGGGCGCGAGCGCTGGCCATCCACCGAATCGATCGCGAAAGCGCTGGCGGCAGCCGGCTCCTCGATGGACATCTTTGCCGAGTTGATCGGTGACGACGCCGGCAATGGCCGCTCGGTGCCGTTGCTCGGCCTTGCACTGGCCGGCGCGAGCGGCGCTTTCGACGAGTCCGGCTTTCCATCCGGCAAGGGCTGGACCGAGCTTGCGCTGCCCACCGCCGAGGACAGTCGCACTTTTGCGCTGGAGATTTCCGGCGATGCGCTTGCCCCCGCCTATCGCGACGGCGACATCATCCTGATCTCACCCGGCGCGCCGATCCGCAAAGGCGATCGCGTGGTGGTGAAGACCAAGGCGGGAGGGCTGACGGTCGCGACGCTGAAGCGCCGCACGGCAAAGGCACTGGAATTGCAGCCGCTCGATGCGTCGCTGGCCGAGCACACGATGGCGCCGGGCGATGTCGGCTGGATCGCGCGAATCGTGTGGGCGAGCCAGTGA
- a CDS encoding carbonic anhydrase: MNRRHALKALAGLALCPLCKPAFAAEGTHWSYEGAGGPAQWGDLDAANKACAVGLQQSPIDIEATIKSQLPVLKLNWGKSADTIVNNGHTIQLNFAEGSTLALGDVKYKLLQVHFHRPSEHMIGGKNFPMEAHFVHRNDAGGLAVVGVLMAEGKPNAAFGKIVKTMPAAEGPAVKADAGIDPHAMLPHRLSYFRYSGSLTTPPCSEVVEWLLLTDPIQVSAADVAAFAKLYPMNARPVQKDNRRFVLRSI; the protein is encoded by the coding sequence TTGAATCGCCGTCACGCATTGAAGGCCCTGGCGGGTCTCGCACTTTGTCCGCTGTGCAAGCCCGCCTTTGCCGCCGAAGGCACGCATTGGAGCTACGAGGGCGCCGGCGGCCCGGCCCAATGGGGCGATCTCGACGCCGCCAACAAGGCCTGCGCGGTCGGCCTGCAGCAATCGCCGATCGACATCGAGGCGACGATCAAGTCGCAACTGCCGGTTCTGAAGCTGAACTGGGGCAAGAGCGCCGACACCATCGTCAACAACGGGCACACGATCCAACTCAACTTCGCCGAAGGCAGCACACTCGCGCTCGGCGACGTCAAATACAAGCTGCTTCAGGTGCACTTCCACCGGCCGAGCGAGCACATGATCGGCGGCAAGAACTTTCCGATGGAAGCGCACTTCGTGCATCGCAACGATGCAGGCGGGCTCGCCGTGGTCGGCGTGCTGATGGCGGAAGGCAAGCCGAATGCGGCCTTCGGCAAGATCGTCAAGACCATGCCAGCGGCGGAAGGCCCCGCGGTGAAGGCCGATGCGGGCATCGATCCCCACGCCATGCTGCCGCACAGGCTGAGCTACTTCCGCTATTCCGGCTCGCTGACCACGCCGCCCTGCTCGGAGGTGGTCGAATGGCTGCTGCTGACCGACCCGATCCAGGTGTCGGCCGCCGACGTCGCCGCGTTCGCAAAGCTCTATCCGATGAACGCGCGCCCGGTGCAGAAGGACAACCGGCGCTTCGTGCTGCGCTCGATCTGA
- a CDS encoding lysine--tRNA ligase yields the protein MSVIDLAANPSDLRALAEQSNAWPFEQAKAIVARLKKSPKDEVLFETGYGPSGLPHIGTFGEVARTSMVRHAFRVLTEDKVKTRLLAFSDDMDGFRKVPDNVPNKEMLAAHLGKPLTRVPDPFSNEYPSFGAHNNARLRAFLDHFGFDYEFASSTDYYTSGRFDATLLKMLAAYDKIMAIILPTLGPDRRATYSPFLPISKTTGVVLQVPMIRRDVAAGTVTYVDPDTNQEVETPVTGGNVKCQWKADWAMRWVALGVDYEMAGKDLIDSVKLSGAIARALGATPPEGFNYELFLDDKGQKISKSKGNGLTIDEWLRYASPESLSLFMYREPKAAKRLYFDVIPRNVDDYQQFVDGFARQDGKQQLGNPVWHIHNGKPPQGDMPVTFQLLLTLVSSSNAENAETLWGFIGRYRPGVSPQTHPKLDAMVGYAINYYRDFVAPTKQFRVPTETERAALQDLREALSQLSQEATPEDIQNVVYEIGRREPFLDQVKKGKDGRPGVTLDWFNMLYQVLLGQEKGPRFGSFVAVYGVQNAVNMIDGALARSA from the coding sequence ATGTCCGTTATCGATCTTGCCGCGAACCCGAGCGACCTGCGCGCGCTCGCCGAACAATCCAACGCCTGGCCGTTCGAGCAGGCGAAGGCCATTGTCGCGCGGCTGAAGAAAAGCCCGAAGGACGAGGTGCTGTTCGAGACCGGCTACGGTCCGTCCGGCCTGCCGCATATCGGCACGTTTGGCGAGGTTGCGCGCACCTCGATGGTACGTCATGCCTTTCGGGTGCTGACTGAGGACAAGGTCAAGACGCGGCTCTTGGCGTTCTCCGACGACATGGACGGGTTTCGGAAAGTGCCCGACAATGTCCCCAACAAGGAGATGCTGGCCGCGCATCTTGGCAAGCCGCTGACGCGGGTGCCGGATCCGTTCTCCAACGAATACCCGTCGTTCGGCGCGCATAATAACGCGCGCCTGCGTGCCTTCCTCGACCATTTCGGCTTCGACTACGAGTTCGCGAGTTCGACCGACTATTATACGTCGGGCCGCTTCGACGCGACGCTGCTCAAGATGCTCGCCGCCTACGACAAGATCATGGCGATTATCCTGCCGACGCTCGGGCCCGATCGCCGCGCGACCTATTCGCCGTTCCTGCCGATCAGCAAGACCACCGGTGTCGTGCTTCAGGTGCCGATGATCCGTCGCGACGTCGCGGCCGGCACGGTGACCTATGTCGATCCCGACACCAACCAGGAAGTCGAGACGCCCGTCACCGGCGGCAACGTCAAGTGCCAGTGGAAGGCGGACTGGGCGATGCGCTGGGTCGCGCTCGGCGTCGACTACGAGATGGCCGGCAAGGATCTGATCGATTCAGTGAAGCTCTCCGGTGCTATCGCCAGGGCGCTCGGCGCAACGCCGCCCGAAGGTTTCAACTACGAACTCTTCCTCGACGACAAGGGCCAGAAGATCTCGAAGTCGAAGGGCAATGGCCTCACCATCGACGAATGGCTGCGCTACGCATCGCCGGAATCGCTGTCGCTGTTCATGTATCGCGAGCCCAAGGCGGCGAAGCGGCTGTATTTCGACGTCATCCCGCGTAACGTCGACGACTACCAGCAATTCGTCGACGGCTTTGCCAGGCAGGATGGCAAGCAGCAGCTCGGCAATCCGGTCTGGCACATCCACAACGGCAAGCCGCCGCAGGGCGACATGCCCGTCACGTTCCAGCTCCTGCTGACGCTGGTGTCGTCGTCCAATGCGGAGAACGCCGAGACGCTGTGGGGCTTCATCGGCCGCTACCGCCCCGGCGTGAGCCCGCAGACGCATCCGAAGCTCGACGCGATGGTCGGCTATGCCATCAACTATTATCGCGACTTCGTCGCGCCGACGAAGCAGTTCCGCGTGCCGACCGAGACCGAGCGCGCCGCGCTCCAGGACCTGCGCGAAGCACTGTCGCAGCTTTCGCAGGAGGCAACGCCAGAGGACATCCAGAACGTCGTCTACGAGATCGGCCGCCGCGAGCCGTTCCTCGACCAGGTCAAGAAGGGTAAGGACGGCCGTCCCGGCGTCACGCTCGACTGGTTCAACATGCTCTACCAGGTGCTGCTCGGCCAGGAGAAGGGCCCGCGCTTCGGCTCCTTCGTCGCGGTGTACGGCGTGCAGAACGCGGTCAACATGATCGACGGCGCGCTGGCCAGGAGCGCGTGA
- a CDS encoding transporter substrate-binding domain-containing protein: MAPSQQAKSSKSARRLLTGLVVGACLLASLPGAEAQAPAKQPPAAPQGTQQATPQAAPQAVPGFWDPRRRPERPDLSRLTVIRFLTETDYPPFNYTGADGNPAGFNVDLARSLCEEIKVTCTVQMRRFETLVDALSSNRGDAIIASMAVSPQLRARVDFTDPYYRVPARFASRKDAVMPEIRPEYLEGKKVGVIAGSAHEAYLKAMFTDAELHGYPNDDALRAALRKGEVDFIFGDAISLAFWINGTDSGDCCAFSGGPFVESRFFGEGIGIAVRKGNDVLRQALNWALFRVWEKGRYTDLWLRYFSVSPF, from the coding sequence ATGGCTCCATCGCAACAGGCGAAATCGTCCAAATCTGCCCGTCGGCTCCTGACCGGGCTGGTCGTCGGCGCCTGCCTGCTGGCGAGCCTGCCCGGCGCCGAAGCGCAGGCCCCGGCCAAGCAGCCGCCGGCGGCGCCCCAGGGAACGCAACAAGCCACGCCGCAGGCGGCCCCGCAGGCCGTGCCCGGCTTCTGGGACCCGCGGCGGCGGCCGGAGCGGCCGGACCTGTCGCGCCTGACCGTGATCCGCTTCCTGACCGAGACCGACTATCCGCCGTTCAACTACACCGGGGCCGACGGCAATCCGGCCGGCTTCAACGTAGATCTCGCACGCAGCCTGTGCGAGGAGATCAAGGTTACCTGCACGGTGCAGATGCGCCGCTTCGAGACGCTGGTCGACGCGCTCTCCTCCAACCGGGGCGATGCCATCATCGCCTCGATGGCGGTGAGCCCGCAGCTGCGCGCCCGCGTCGATTTCACCGATCCCTATTACCGCGTGCCGGCGCGCTTCGCCTCGCGCAAGGATGCGGTGATGCCGGAGATCCGGCCCGAATATCTCGAAGGCAAGAAGGTCGGCGTCATCGCCGGCTCCGCGCATGAAGCCTATCTCAAGGCCATGTTCACCGACGCCGAGCTGCACGGCTATCCCAACGACGATGCGCTCCGCGCCGCACTTCGCAAGGGCGAGGTCGATTTCATCTTCGGCGACGCCATCTCGCTCGCGTTCTGGATCAACGGCACGGATTCCGGCGATTGCTGCGCCTTCTCCGGCGGCCCCTTCGTCGAGAGCCGCTTCTTCGGCGAGGGCATCGGCATCGCCGTGCGCAAGGGCAACGACGTGCTGCGCCAGGCCCTGAACTGGGCCCTGTTCCGCGTCTGGGAAAAAGGCCGCTACACCGATCTGTGGTTGCGGTATTTTTCGGTGAGCCCGTTTTAG